From a region of the Mytilus galloprovincialis chromosome 3, xbMytGall1.hap1.1, whole genome shotgun sequence genome:
- the LOC143068382 gene encoding uncharacterized protein LOC143068382: MQAPITCQLCEESREIKWKCLQCNFLMCSRCKKIHQKVKSSDQHKIIDIKDIAEFQQHSSDPDFNTIECGVHAGQIYCLFCQTCEEVVCPSCIAKTHNEHKMTVINEAYNLAMKSIKCINSEVKQKLSEIVTTKSKLGAIKSSENLKYAKEKKKVLARNNLLKDEVNKLTRKLLNELEQKHDELMKSVNHEENRSEKIRQDLELRNNNISKIVRSNNAIQVFRTYKEEKLAEEMNALQITTKFKKLPEFLPGNIQSLESLYGKLHEPEDKYTDIFSCFEFKVIQQYKTDMPIFEELICGNDGLMWISFTNGNVLQKICLSKGSTLNIQAYDVTPLSIALLPSGDLVISSMKSYLNILSQSTGAITESKYGVAPLQTVAVHVTKTNQIIVGAREKGPPFPVNGPRQVIVMNMQGKKKKRYHLDNKRNPIFSQPRSITTDSDNNIYVLDLLSIEMNQGRIVSLNNSSGVKWTYDGHQMANKELLFAPKDFVTTPLNNIIVVDNNHMIHILNRTGECIHFVHTTEFDIHWPRSIDIDKSGTLYIGCKINNKWDPWEAKVHVVQFSGF, from the coding sequence ATGCAGGCTCCAATAACATGTCAACTGTGTGAGGAATCTAGGGAAATCAAGTGGAAATGTCTGCAATGCAACTTCCTCATGTGTTCAAGATGTAAGAAAATTCACCAAAAAGTTAAATCATCAGACCAGCATAAAATAATTGATATCAAAGACATAGCTGAATTCCAACAGCATTCCAGTGATCCAGATTTTAACACCATTGAATGTGGGGTTCACGCTGGACAGATATATTGCTTATTTTGTCAAACCTGTGAGGAAGTTGTATGTCCATCATGTATAGCAAAAACGCATAATGAACACAAAATGACTGTAATAAATGAAGCCTACAATTTGGCTATGAAGTCAATTAAATGTATTAACTCTGAAGTGAAACAGAAATTATCAGAAATAGTTACTACGAAATCTAAACTTGGAGCTATAAAATCttctgaaaatttaaaatatgccaAGGAGAAGAAGAAAGTTCTTGCGCGGAATAATCTTTTAAAAGATGAAGTGAACAAGTTGACACGAAAACTTTTAAATGAACTTGAACAGAAACATGATGAACTGATGAAGTCAGTAAATCATGAGGAAAATAGATCGGAAAAAATAAGGCAAGATCTAGAACTCAGAAATAACAACATAAGTAAAATTGTCAGATCAAACAATGCCATTCAAGTCTTCCGTACATACAAAGAGGAGAAACTTGCAGAAGAAATGAATGCACTTCAGATAACCACAAAGTTTAAAAAGCTTCCAGAATTTTTGCCAGGCAATATACAAAGTTTAGAGTCTTTATATGGAAAGTTACATGAACCTGAAGACAAATACACTGACATATTCAGTTGCTTTGAATTTAAAGTTATACAACAGTATAAAACTGATATGCCTATTTTTGAAGAATTAATCTGTGGAAATGATGGATTAATGTGGATAAGCTTTACTAATGGAAATGTCCTACAAAAAATATGCTTATCAAAAGGATCAACACTCAACATTCAAGCCTATGACGTGACTCCACTAAGCATTGCATTATTACCTTCAGGAGACTTGGTTATTTCATCTATGAAATCTTATCTTAATATACTTTCTCAGAGCACAGGTGCAATTACTGAGTCAAAATATGGAGTTGCTCCTCTCCAGACTGTTGCAGTACATGTAACCAAAACCAATCAGATAATTGTAGGGGCAAGAGAGAAAGGACCACCATTTCCTGTCAATGGTCCCAGACAGGTCATAGTAATGAACATGCAAGgcaaaaaaaagaagagatatCACTTGGACAACAAAAGAAACCCTATTTTTTCACAGCCACGATCAATAACTACTGATAGTGACAATAACATTTATGTTTTGGATTTACTTTCAATAGAAATGAATCAGGGTAGGATAGTCTCTTTAAACAATAGCAGTGGAGTAAAGTGGACATATGATGGACATCAAATGGCCAACAAGGAATTATTATTTGCACCTAAAGATTTTGTGACTACCCCATTGAACAATATCATTGTTGTAGATAACAACCATATGATTCATATACTGAACCGAACAGGAGAATGCATCCATTTTGTGCATACTACAGAGTTTGACATCCACTGGCCAAGATCAATTGACATTGATAAAAGTGGAACCCTGTACATTGGgtgtaaaataaacaataaatgggATCCCTGGGAGGCAAAAGTACATGTTGTTCAATTTTCTGGGTTCTGA
- the LOC143068383 gene encoding large ribosomal subunit protein uL4m-like: MFCSKHIFCRLNSQNFKNLFTFTAARNVTTTGSLREEDKTDVAGELETASDPHLYVPDRPPLPIVTSRQLEYPSEHLPSKQAWLDTMATLEDEKLGIVDLHPKIFGTYPRIDILHNNVDWQRKYRFIDYSFARSRAEMPGGGKKPHPQKKTGRARQGSIRSPIYYKGGKALGPRGPKSFFYMLPKTKRVHGLCCALSAKYAQNKLIIVDSLEIPKADHQFLEDLIDVRFWGFSTLFVDDSDIMPRNFSLAVNQIPHFNAMPVYGLNVYSMLKHETLVLTLAAAEKIESKLLQILYSAQKEDVKFEYNE, from the exons ATGTTTTGTTCAAAGCATATATTTTGTAGACTTAATAGCCAAAATTTTAagaatttgtttacatttactgCAGCACGT AATGTGACAACAACAGGAAGTTTGAGGGAAGAAGACAAAACAGATGTTGCAGGAGAGTTAGAAACAGCATCAG ATCCACATCTTTATGTACCAGATAGACCACCATTGCCAATTGTTACATCAAGACAACTGGAATATCCATCTGAGCATCTGCCATCCAAACAAGCATGGTTAGATACAATGGCAACACTGGAAGATGAAAAGCTTGGCATTGTAGATCTACATCCAAAAATATTTGGCACCTATCCAAG AATTGATATACTTCATAACAATGTAGACTGGCAAAGAAAGTATAGATTCATA GATTATTCATTTGCAAGAAGCAGAGCAGAAATGCCTGGTGGTGGTAAAAAGCCCCACCCACAGAAAAAGACTGGTAGAGCTAGGCAGGGTAGTATCAGGTCACCTATATATTATAAAG GTGGAAAAGCACTTGGTCCTCGTGGTCCAAAGTCTTTTTTCTATATGTTACCAAAGACGAAAAGAGTCCATGGACTGTGTTGTGCATTATCTGCTAAGTATGCTCAGAACAAACTGATTATAGTTGACTCCTTAGAAATACCAAAGGCTGATCACCAG TTTTTAGAAGATTTGATAGATGTCAGGTTTTGGGGCTTCTCTACGCTTTTTGTTGATGA TTCTGATATAATGCCCAGGAATTTCTCTTTAGCAGTAAACCAGATACCTCATTTCAATGCTATGCCAGTATATG gtTTAAATGTGTACAGTATGCTGAAACACGAAACCCTGGTATTGACGTTAGCTGCTGCGGAAAAAATAGAAAGCAAACTTTTACAAATATTATATAGTGCTCAAAAGGAAGATGTTAAATTTGAATATAATGAATAA
- the LOC143068384 gene encoding DNA-directed RNA polymerase II subunit RPB7, translated as MFFHVSLEHEILLHPRYFGPNLLNIVKQKLFTEVEGTCTGKYGFVIAVTTIDNIGAGLIQPSRGFVVYPVKYKAIVFRPFKGEVLDAVVTQVNKVGLFTEIGPLSCFISRHSIPADMEFDPNSNPPCYKTKDEDVVIQQDDEIRVKIVGTRVDAKDIFAIGTLMDDYLGLCS; from the exons ATGTTTTTTCAT GTTTCTCTGGAACATGAGATCCTACTTCATCCCCGATATTTTGGTCCTAATTTATTGAATATCGTGAAACAGAAACTGTTCACAGAAGTGGAAGGAACATGTACAGGaaa GTATGGCTTTGTAATAGCAGTTACAACAATAGACAACATTGGAGCAGGCTTAATACAGCCCAGTAGAGGATTTGTTGTTTACCCTgtcaaatataaagcaattgtatTCAGACCATTCAAAGGAGAGGTTTTAGATGCTGTAGTTACCCAAGTAAACAAG GTTGGTTTGTTTACAGAAATAGGACCACTGTCATGCTTTATCTCCAGACAT tCAATTCCTGCAGACATGGAGTTTGACCCCAATTCTAACCCACCCTGTTATAAGACCAAAGATGAG GATGTTGTAATACAACAAGATGATGAAATTAGAGTAAAGATTGTAGGAACAAGAGTGGATGCTAAAGATATT